Within the Salvia hispanica cultivar TCC Black 2014 chromosome 4, UniMelb_Shisp_WGS_1.0, whole genome shotgun sequence genome, the region TATTACTTCCAATCCACATGTAATATAATCTATAGTTAGATTTTCAGACATTAGGTGATGGAGCTACAGTCTTGTTACCTctgtaaaattaaacttttcgcataattaatttcttcaaatCTTTATTCGCTCCATGCCAACGTTTGTTACTGCTTAAATAGATGTTGggattttgttaaaaatactgctataaattaattcgtactaaaaaaatatactagccTACTAATTAAGTAACTACAGAACATAATTAATCCAGGACTTGAAGATGTCAGATGTGCTTAGTTGAATTTCTTGGTCTTGTAAATAACTTAGCAGCTTGAATATGTCGTGTTGAGATGGCCGAGTTGGTCTAAGGCGCCAGATTAAGGTTCTGGTCCGAAAGGGCGTGGGTTCAAATCCCACTCTCAACataaatttttctaaaattttcgacattttattttcaactcaaatttattaaatagttGTATGTAAGGATTTAGGCTTGCAATGAGTTGCAACTTGCAGGTCAGCCCAATTACGTTATATTTTCGGcccataatatattttgttcacAATGGAATATTGAATAGTCTGAAAATTACTTAAGCTCTTCCATATTTTGTTACAagaattatactactactctatatttatgtaaattgagAGTATTTAGAGTCCGGAATTTAAACCCTTTCTTTCATTTCACACTAGAGTCCAGAATTTAAATCCTTTCTTTCATTTCACACCACATGATGAAAAGGtacaatttgaaattatgtTTCTAAAACGAGTGCACTTTTTAcgtaaaaaataatgataatttacattactactcccttcgtacctaaataatatgcattttgaattcaagacgagttttaatgtaaaattggtaaagtgaTGTACCGATGAAGTATTATATTCCACGTACTTGTAATGcatgatataaatataaagagtTGGTTAGATGGAGCTTTCAGATGTGGCATGTTTCTTTCGGTTTTGACTAATCATGTTATGCCCTATACTTTCCTTAATTGTAGATGAATTCAAAAAGTGATAAgactataaatttatatgtgACCACTATCATATAAATAGTCAACTCACGTGTCCCACCGTTGGATCTAGATGACACATCTAACtccatttactttattaacaTAGTTCAAACTAACAAAGCGAGTCTAGTAGAAATAGCAAATAGAAAAACTTGGAGAGGTCAGATTTGACTAGCTATAATTGAGTTTGAATgtttaatgatttttcatcaaaatagTCCTTTAGATTCTAAGATGAGCACCGTAGATCGatacttaaaaaataagagtacttaattttttgaagTAATGTCAAACTAAATATAGCAGACTAATCAGTAATAGCAGGTAAGAGCAAAACCTAATGGAGTATGAGTTTTTTTCATAAAAGGGAAATGATCAATAGAGAGGTCATAGGAGATTTCCCAGAGTTCGTCAcctaataattaatactctacATCTAGTATATCTGCAACTTGTGATGTACAATTTCATAACCACTTGTAACTGAATGAGCACATACAGATGGAGTTTTCaaccataattaattttgtagtagCTATTCATACAAGCAGTTGGGAAACTTAAAgagttgacattttgttaCCCTACTATTAATAGAGAGGAGATGAGATGAAAGTCAGAAAACATCATAATATCGAATTAAATGTTGTAGTAGTAAATTTTGTTCGACATCAAGGTTGACTTTCGACTACATATAGTATAAACAACGTCTAGCCCCTACCCCCACTAGGTCTTACAAACtatactaaaataatacttccaCCGTACTACAAGAGCATGCACTCCTTCCTTTTTGAGTTAGATCTACAAAAGTAtgcaatttataaatttggaaactctcttatactccctccgtcccggctaaaatgacacattgcttagctggcacaggattttaggagttattggttaaagtgtttaattggagagagaatgtgagtgtaagtattaaagtagagagataaagaaatatggatattttaataggagtgagaaaaaatggttgagtgtattaattggagagagaaagttaccaaaaaaggaaatgtgtcatcttagttgggacaaactaaaaaggaaaacgtgtcatcttaagcgggacggagggagtatttaataagcCGCGACGcattctctactaacaatactttaattattttttctttttacatctctcttattttatcaattatgcattaaaacatgtgcTCAACCAAAAGTGCATACTcttataggacggagggagtattacctTCAGTGACAAAATatatgtcacactttccttttcaatttatcccataaaaatatcataatattacCCACCGTTATTCTCAAAGTAGATGTtatgttttccttttagtatgtactacaaaagatgtcattatttttctaaagaattttctcatattaatatgttaaattatatttttctctccacataacatataaaactatattCCCTAAAATCCTTTGTCATCATCCAAGTATAACCTCTATTATGAGAAGTAAGGATAGTACATATTTCATCTTTACTTTGTTATTTGTCCAccaaaatactccatccgttccatgttaatagagcCGTATTGCATTTTGAGACGTTccaacataatataatcatttcTATATTGGGAGAAAAGCACTATACACTCTCTCTCATAATGTTTCATACTATctcttactccctccatcccaagatATTAAACTCATATTactattttgggatgtcccaacatacttgagccatttctatttatgataaaaatttactttattatcaacTCCATTTAGCCTACTAAATaacatctcataaattcttgtgcccaaaagaaaggGGTCTAATAtattgggacggaaggagtactttattctcttttcgtatttcttactttattatctctataTACTTAAATATCTATCTTAATATGTGCCGAAAATAAATGTCTCTATTAATATAGAACAGAGGGAGTTCTACATAGTTTCATCCTTCCATTTTTATTCGTTATCCAAAACTAGTCtcgtattaaaaaaaaataataaaaatattttaatttattacttaaatacttttatatttctttctcctagtttattcatattttttttcttttcattttccaccTATACTGCCTAGTTTTGAACAAAGTTGTGGTACAATAGGAAATGTGCTCTTAATACCATcctttcatgaaaaataagtgCACATTCTAATGCATTGGTAAGTTGGAGATAATTAAAATGCGGCATattggagtaataaaatataggaGCAGATTTAAGGAGAAACTGGTAGAAATTATAGTTGCATTTGCAGATTTACGTTGATTCAATAAAACTATCCATTTTTAGGTGGATCTGCCAATCCTCCAACATTTaacatttaatataattatataagtatTATCTGCTCTGTAATATGCCATCGCcatgcaataaaaaaacaatgcaTCTTTAATTGTATTCTGCctaatacaataataatatgattttaatatcTTATCAAAGTAGTGCGCTACTGCTAAGATAAGAGCTATATATAAAACTCACCACGTCTCCATTGCTTCTCTACATACTCCATTTTTGTGTAGGAAATACACCACCAGTCCAAAACTATATATCCATGATCAGTTTGACATGGAACTACAAATTGAATCAGCGATTGAGCTTCTCCTCGTGGCCATTTTGACATCTCTGGCGTGGACCTCACGTGCCGCCGATGCGCCACCGCTTGGGCTTGGCCTCAATTTCAAAGCCTCTCCCAATCCGGACGTCTCCTATTTCCAGCCTCTGCTCAACGATTCATCCGCCACCTACTCACTGGGTTTCCTCCGAGTCAACCAGGGCGAGCTCAGCCTCTCGATCCTCCACGTGGCGTCCTCCGTCCCCCTCTGGTCGGCCGCCCCGACCCGATCGCCCAGATGGGCCAACCCGACCCACCTCCTCTTCAACGGCAGCCTCGTTCTCTCCGATCCCCACACAGGGGTATATTGGTCAACACACACCTCCGGCAACCGCGTCTGGCTCTCAAACACGTCCAATCTCGTAATCGACGACGCATCAGCGGTGCTGTGGCAGAGCTTCGACTTCCCCTCCGACACACTCGTCGAGAATCAGAATTTCACCACCGCCATGGCGCTCATCTCTTCGAATGGGCTCTACTCCATGCGATTGGGCCCCGATTACATGGGCCTATTCGCCAAATTCTCCGATTCGGATCAGATTTACTTGAAACACACCGCGCTGCAGGCCAAAGCGGATGTCGTCCCGGGTCGACCCATTTACATGGTGCTCGAATCCGACGGCTATTTGGGCATGTACCAAAACGGGTCACTACCGCCCGTCGATGTGCAGTCCTTCAACACATTTCAGCAGAATGTGTCGGGTATCCGCCGGGTCAGGATCGAACCGGATGGGAACCTCAAAGGCTACTACTGGACCGGGTCGGGTTGGGTACTGGATTACCAAGCAATATCCGAACCGTGCGACCTACCCAGCGCTTGCGGGTCATACGGTTTATGCGAACCGGGCAAGGACTGCTCCTGCCTCGACAATCGGACGATTCACGGCTCCGGCGGCTGCGTGTCGCCGCATATTAAGAAATCCGGCGACTTCTGCGGCGGGTATGAGAATAACCGGTTCGGGGTGTTGAGAAGAACCGGGGTGGAATTGCCGTATAAAGAACTCATGGGTTACAAGAGAACGGCGTCGTTTGAGGAGTGCGAGGGGTCGTGTGAAGGGAACTGCACGTGCTGGGGAGTGGTGTACAGTAACTCGTCTGGATTCTGCTACATGCTAGATTATCCCATTGAGACGCTGGTGGCGGTGAGGGATGAGGGAAAGCTGGGGTATTTTAAGGTGCGGGAGGGTGCAGGGAAGAAGAAGGTGGGGGCGTGGGTGGGGCTGCTTGTTGGGGCAGTTTTGGCATTAGCGGGAGTTGTGGGGCTGTGGTGGTATAAGTTGAGAAATAGAGGGGTGAAAGGATATGGAGAGGATGAAGGTGGGGTGGGGGTGGGGCCCTACAAAGATTTGGGGGCAGCAAGTTTTAGGTCAATTCAATTATGTGAGAGATGATGACGTAAGGGATGACGACACGACtaacattatttgttttagtggttgtttggataaatatccacTTGATTTTCCATTATTCACTTTGTataaaatcaagattttgGCGCATCTCCTATTATccatatttgaatatttaacaCTCCGATTGTTTGTTGatggattttaattacatGGTGCTAGCGTGGAATAAACTGAATAGAGACACTATAAAACATAGTCAATATATAAAGCTCCTTTCACTCTAGCACAGTTGGTTTTTCAAATCGGGAGAAAACAGCGTCACGTTGTGGTTCAAACTCCACTAACTAAAGTTTacttaattttggaaataaagtAATTGGCGtatgacacaagttttaatgtagaattgatgaagtaagagagaggaggggagtgatcaattgctaactcatcccctaattgctaattacaactaatttaagatcatAAGCATAGAAAtcttgtggtctacaatttgccatgaaatacatcaaatttagggtttagaaattTAGGGTTTAATACAATGCCAATACAGTGTATGAAATACATCAATACAAAGAtataataatgtcaacacattttcatatttacattttacaagcataatattgacatattatgtcAGGCGTATTGACATAAATCTGTTcgtaaaaaatacaaaaattcaaaaaaaaattcaaattattttcaaattttggcgtcggaacatatgcatgtagtatatcgttggaatacttataaaattatctttaatttgatatatgttatataaatttaaagttttgagatttcttttaaaagttagctataactaacttgacattaatacccctattgatttttattggaattaatcatatagccttattgacgttttttgttgatcgtattgatattttgtggttgatgatctaggcctttaatttgaatatctaatggctattattgagttgtagttaacaattaatctttgagttagcaatataacactccccaaagagaaaaaaagtaagagagaaggaaaaaagtaagtgaaaacGGGTGTTAATTGAATTAtgtgtaaaattattatttgttgaaatttttttataaataaatatgttttattttttgtgaacggccaaaaatgataaacgTACTCAATTTTTATGGGCGGATGGATTATTCTATAATAGCAAGATTTTTGTTCTCAAATTTTGGGTACGCGTGCCTGACTTTACAGAAATGTTGGTGAAGTTTCATAAGATCTTTTTAACCACCCAACctataaaaagtaaagtacaatcaaataatcaaaatgtcGATGTAAACTAGAAACGAAGTcaaattatactaaaatactactccatatatatgtattaatttaattctatacTTTATAACGAATTAGGATCATGATCAATTGATTGCTGCCCAACTCTATAGCTAGGTTCTACCCTCTGTTTCATAGCAGTGGAAGCATTTTTTTTCAGTACTGGAATTAAAAAGTTGTGTTaagtgaattaagtaaaagaataataaaataggaaatgaaaaatgtagagaggtgaagagagaataaagtaaaataaagggggatatattttaataaacttatcatatactcatagtgtttataaatatttttcctatatatttttgacgaattttctagatataatttgaccttcaatattatcacttaattttgtgacatgcaagtaaaGTTCCTTCTTCaatgttttataattaaagaatttgaaaataattttgatgtatgaatactcataaaaattaatgtcgCAGTCAATAGACAATACTTGAATATTGATATACGGTAATacctcaaaaatattttaaaattctttaataataaaaaattaaataaggaacttttcttgcatgtcacaaaattaagtgataatatagaaggtaaaattatattaagaaaattcatcaaaaatatatagtaaaaatatttataaaaaatattagtatatgataagattattaaaaatacataccCTTCAAgatattgagggtattttcgtctagaaaaacttggaaatagtaaaaaaatacttcgATTGATATTAACTCATTATTGGCggacttcaaatgatattttcaaaattcatggatctaaaatgatactttgacaaAGTTAATGGACTAAAAAAGACGTTCTCTCTTATTAATATAAAGTGATTTTTGTCtgaaatattttagaaatgcCATTGGAGCTGTTTTTGGAGggaaatgttattttatgtaCGGAGTCTCTTATGTTAACTTTTTAAACTACAAATTGTAGTTTCCATTATCCAAAGCTGACTGTAATACACTAATACTCCTCCCTCCTTAATTAGGTCctttatatgaaaataaagttcacaattagttataaataaataagttaaacttgcaaatacataaatttaaattgatatttcATTGGAGTAAATTTAATGGAATCTTATATTACTACTCATTCTAATAAAAAACAGTAATGTTCtctaaattttaatctttgttGAATAATATTACTTGCGCCTTtaaggaaaatatatataatctttttttttttgagcaagaaaatatatataatctttAGTTCACAAAGTTGTAGTTTCCATTTTCCCAAGCTGACTGTTTTAGTCCTCCCTTGTTCCTAAGCACCTATCTGAAAATAAAGTTTAcaataagttataaataagtTAAACTTGCATATACATAACtttgtattaatatttcattggagtaaatttaatgaatgaaGATTCTGTCACGTCTCGACTTTTTTTCTATATGTTTAATTGCACTCGAAAGGACCTTGTTTGTTCGAGACGAATTTCacgtttgttttcttttgttaaagaaaaaattatacttttatgGACGATCAAgagaattttgttttgtggaAATAAACGatgtttgaaaaattatcATTCAACCATGTCTAGTTATGAGTTGaggattttcaaatttttcgtGTTAGTATCTTTTGTTGATCGAGCAAAAAGAATTTGAACTATAATTTAGTACTTGGAATATCACCAAGTTAATATGGGacaaatttatacaatatataaaggtGGAGTTTTGGGAGGTTttgaataatcattttatgcTAAGGGATgtaaatgtaattaatataaaattcagaaattaattctaataaatatacaatCCTACTTAGTTGGTTTCCCACGTTTCTTCTTATTAGTGGAGATTAGTTTCCCATGTTTCATATATACGTGAGTGAGTGGAAAGTTAGCATGATCCCATAGAAACACCTACTTCTGGCGCCTAATTATTTCCTCCCTACTTTTGCGACATGATGCATTGGATGGTTCTGCAGTTCGCAAAATAAGAGGCAACAAGCAAAGAAAACCAATCTCCCGGCAAGTACAAGATTAAATCCAATTGATGACAACAACACTAATACAAGCAGCAGGCACAAAGGCgctttaatttgatagtatacaattactactatatttacaTTTGAGTTTGGTGAAATTAACTgctagtatgccttgaatctgtataaattatgtttcttaattgggataggattatgtttcctaATTAGGATAAGATCTCTTGTGTGCATATTTATATGGGAGTAGGACACATAATAATCCTGCTAATCTGTAATCTATATCCACAATCTATAGCCATGGTCTGAATACACTCTGAATAAAATATGTTCTCCGTTTctgcccgtggacgtagccaacgcaatgttggtgaaccacgtaaatttcGTGTCTCTTTACATTTCTGTTTGTCTCGATTACACAATTGCTCTATTCTGTCACAACAAACTGGTATCATAGCCTGGTTTTCGAACTAGGGTTTCTGAATTCCGCATCTGTTAGGGTTTTTGTGTTAATCGACCAAGATGCCTGCTCTGAACATGAAGGTCGAAAAATTCACTGGGAGATCGTTTGTTCGTCTGGCATTGTAATGATGCATCTGCGAGAGAGAATTCaagtcaaggtggagatttgttagtatgccttgaatctatATAGATTATGTTTCATAATTGGGATAAGATTATGTTTCCTAATTATGATAGGATCTCTTGTGTGCCTATTTAATGGGAGTAGGGCATTTAATATTCATGCTAATCTGTAATCTATAGCCACAATCTGTAGCCATAGTCTGAATACACTCTGAATAAAATTTGTTCTCAGTTTctgcccgtggacgtagcctgttagagtttgtatactagaaatcacgtttcgagtgattgaatactgtaaaactcttattttattttccaaggaataaaacagattattttttgtcataatgttgttatgttttacatttaatggatgttaattgcatgtttaaatgtataagttaacttaacaaggtccaagtctttgttttagtagaccggttgtgggcggcgtccactttaaggtaacacggtcagtcctaaacaaagaaaaagaagaatttcacaacctagatggaattagactatccatcgagaaaggttgcaatgtcagtccgcatatttctaagccttactgaaataagatgacattggtgtggtataacactgaacggatctaacagcaagacttgtccttaggctatctactgaaaggcgaggtcttgataaatatttgtttcttaatcaatgtaggttagcattgagcatacggtattgagtatgcattactttgacttatcaaatggtgcgggtttttcgtaacccaataagcctgatatattgggtagtggtgattaatatctagcggtgttaggattgctattatattgagtCGTGCGCGAGGAGAGTCtcatttgataatgtcctcaagaggagcgcgaaacaaggttttattattcgtaACCTAGCTAGTTGAAGTTTGATTattctatgaataataaataagcgtttcatgctaagtccactcttggaattaataagaagttaattaattaagtccatagtagacattaattaattaatgaacatttttatcttaagcgcgggaaatgaaagttaaaacggaaatccgaattacttataatttcggatttggatggggagagttcaatattccttctgtagtggttgctcgtaatattccaattaagcttatattaaattgtgggttcaatttatttagtaaaaagtaaattggatgagcccaaatccaaaaccttccatagatccctgtctggg harbors:
- the LOC125223520 gene encoding PAN domain-containing protein At5g03700 produces the protein MELQIESAIELLLVAILTSLAWTSRAADAPPLGLGLNFKASPNPDVSYFQPLLNDSSATYSLGFLRVNQGELSLSILHVASSVPLWSAAPTRSPRWANPTHLLFNGSLVLSDPHTGVYWSTHTSGNRVWLSNTSNLVIDDASAVLWQSFDFPSDTLVENQNFTTAMALISSNGLYSMRLGPDYMGLFAKFSDSDQIYLKHTALQAKADVVPGRPIYMVLESDGYLGMYQNGSLPPVDVQSFNTFQQNVSGIRRVRIEPDGNLKGYYWTGSGWVLDYQAISEPCDLPSACGSYGLCEPGKDCSCLDNRTIHGSGGCVSPHIKKSGDFCGGYENNRFGVLRRTGVELPYKELMGYKRTASFEECEGSCEGNCTCWGVVYSNSSGFCYMLDYPIETLVAVRDEGKLGYFKVREGAGKKKVGAWVGLLVGAVLALAGVVGLWWYKLRNRGVKGYGEDEGGVGVGPYKDLGAASFRSIQLCER